The Natranaeroarchaeum aerophilus DNA segment GATGACCGCACAGCGCTTCATCTCGCCCTACTCGAACTGCGCTCACGCGGCCCGTTCAACGAAACCTACCGCGAAGAGCTCGCCCGAAGCGACGAAGTACTGCGGAGGATCGTCGTCGAAATCATCCGAGATGGGATCGAACAGGGCGTCTTTCGGGACGTCGAACCGGAGGGAACTGCGCGGCTGATCGTCGCCACGCTCGACGGTGCGCGGACACGCCAGATAACGCTCGACGATCCGGCGTACTCCCAGCGGGTCCGCAAACAGTTAGAGGACCAGCTCGTCGAGGGGTTGCTCGTCAGCGACGATGCAACCCGTCGATAGAACGTGCGAAAGCGGGCGGACGGCCATCGGAGGCCAGTCACACACCGGAAGCCAGCCATCCCCCCGCTCCGCCCGGTGAAGTGGAACACCGGATGACGACCGTGCGTGCTGAAAGCACGCGTCCGAACGTCGCTCACAGACACACTAAACGGCTTCCCCTATACTGACTATATGTATCATTTTGGGATTTAACACTGGCTGGATGGCCACTTCTGAACTCACTCTCCTGCGAGCAGCGTCGATACTCGTGCGTTTTCCTTGAGGTAGATTCCCGCTCCACCGACCGACAGCGGCACCAATGAGAGCGACTCGACGTGCAGCGTCGGATGCAATGCGCCGCGGGCCCGGAGTTCGTCCCGAATCTGCAAAACTGCACGTTCGTCAATATCCAGACGCTCGTTGTACTCGATCAGATACTGCCCGGCGTCGAGATGCCACCACTGATACTCGTCATCGTCGTTGCGCCAGGTCCGGTCGTGGGCGACGAGTTCGGCCGCCTCTAGCTCGCCCCCGCCGAAATCGACCCGTCCCGGTGCTTCGATCTCGTACACCTCGGTGACAGTCAGATCGACCCTGTCATCGTGTTGCTGTGTCGGTTGATGCACGATTCCGTCCATCGCGTCGAGGAGTTCGCTAACAGTGGGCATCGGCAGTGATGTCGACGCGCCGGTGCAAAAAGTCCCGGTACTGACGATATCAACGTTTACATAGCTTCCTTCTGTGCTCGCCGTATGGACGTTCGAACCGCCTTCTTCGCCCTCCTGGTCGCTGTCCTCGGGATTATCGGGTTCCTGCTCGTCGACCCGTTCCTCCAGTACGTGCTCGCCGCTGGACTGCTCGCGTTCGTGCTCTTTCCGCTCCACGAGCGACTCAGCGAGCGGATCGGTCCGCGTCCGTCCGCGGCCGTCCTCACGGCAGTCGCGTTCGTCACGGCCATTGTGCCGCTCCTCGTACTGACACTGATCCTGCTGGACACGACGATAACGTTCCTGGACGACTTGCAGGGCAGTGATCTCTCGGTCTTTCTGGACTCCGTCCGTGGCTTTCTTGTCGACGACCTCGGCGTCGATCCGGGCCACGTCGAGGAGATCGAGGCCGCAGCAATCGAGGAGTTCGAGGACCTGCTCGCCGCCTCGGCCGAGATCCTGTTGACCCAGACGCTTGGCCTGCTCGATACGACGGTTGACGTCGGGTTCGGCGTGTTGATTCTCGCCTTCCTGCTGTATTACCTGCTGGTCGACGGTCCCGACCTTGTCGAGTGGACCCGCGAGGTGACGCCGCTCGACAACGACGTGCAGGACGAACTGTACGACGAGATGTCGGTCGTGACCTGGGCCGTCATCGGTAGCCACTTGCTGGTCGCCGTCGTCGAGGGGATTCTCGGGGGGATCGGTCTCTGGC contains these protein-coding regions:
- a CDS encoding AI-2E family transporter; amino-acid sequence: MDVRTAFFALLVAVLGIIGFLLVDPFLQYVLAAGLLAFVLFPLHERLSERIGPRPSAAVLTAVAFVTAIVPLLVLTLILLDTTITFLDDLQGSDLSVFLDSVRGFLVDDLGVDPGHVEEIEAAAIEEFEDLLAASAEILLTQTLGLLDTTVDVGFGVLILAFLLYYLLVDGPDLVEWTREVTPLDNDVQDELYDEMSVVTWAVIGSHLLVAVVEGILGGIGLWLVDVPNAAFWAVVMVIASIMPVVGVWLVWAPMVVYLVVVGQPVGAVILLVYGVAVLSVVDNYLRAIFVDAGSGVHPAIVLVGVLGGIYLLGIMGLFLGPILLALFKAAVTVFDRTHGVSSPSREDATAETGDDGPPESGGSGASG
- a CDS encoding dCTP deaminase; translation: MPTVSELLDAMDGIVHQPTQQHDDRVDLTVTEVYEIEAPGRVDFGGGELEAAELVAHDRTWRNDDDEYQWWHLDAGQYLIEYNERLDIDERAVLQIRDELRARGALHPTLHVESLSLVPLSVGGAGIYLKENARVSTLLAGE
- a CDS encoding TetR/AcrR family transcriptional regulator, which produces MSDTSDESEAASDSRDEIMDATYRALCEHGHADLTMQHIADEAGKSTALLHYHFDTKEELLAAFIDHLITEFESTVAPDENDSATERLREFLDLWVLEPEEDDRTALHLALLELRSRGPFNETYREELARSDEVLRRIVVEIIRDGIEQGVFRDVEPEGTARLIVATLDGARTRQITLDDPAYSQRVRKQLEDQLVEGLLVSDDATRR